The Echeneis naucrates chromosome 23, fEcheNa1.1, whole genome shotgun sequence genome has a segment encoding these proteins:
- the LOC115036695 gene encoding uncharacterized protein LOC115036695 isoform X2, with protein MATAGNSDDESLSESSGSVYSYESSDGDLDVEDDCQVVVEPCKYYNKNRCRDGDKCAYMHVCKYALKGNCKYGSSCKLNHPRAGRESSRATSRASERSVSKGPRLTDGRYYQWQLNDGNSWMDVANDHVIEGQYCLPHTKSIKLFNTSYGAVSIEFNRMRVSGKRLRVRRLDDGNTVWTWYCTLRHKWIKYGDKDSKGNCSPMKSSDIEQKFQRDPSGCFSFTVGAETVEIKFKEMQQVSKKKKRKVTRRPEYRQQQAGANISELTSSVQNISLGSIPQWQFEGSSGKWHSFKRRAGTSTECSVTSDDIERKYQENSHGSMMFKVNGDSYRLDFRAMMQTNLRTKHTRKIKRVLV; from the exons ATGGCGACAGCTGGCA ACTCAGATGATGAGAGCTTGTCTGAGTCCAGTGGGTCTGTTTACAGCTACGAATCAAGTGATGGAGATTTAGATGTTGAGGACGACTGTCAG GTGGTGGTGGAGCCCTGCAAGTATTATAACAAAAATCGCTGTCGGGATGGTGACAAATGTGCTTACATGCATGTCTGCAAGTATGCCCTGAAGGGAAACTGCAAATACGGGTCCAGTTGTAAGCTGAATCACCCCAGAGCTGGAAGGGAGTCATCTCGAGCAACCAGCAGGGCCTCAGAGCGATCGGTATCaaaag gtCCACGTCTGACTGATGGCCGATACTACCAGTGGCAGCTGAACGATGGAAACAGCTGGATGGATGTGGCTAATGATCATGTCATCGAGGGCCAGTACTGCCTGCCCCACACCAAAAGCATTAAATTATTCAACACATCATATGG GGCGGTCAGCATAGAATTTAACAGGATGAGAGTCAGTGGAAAGAGGCTGAGGGTGCGACGTTTGGATGATGGCAACACTGTGTGGACCTGGTACTGCACTTTGCGTCATAAGTGGATCAAGTATGGAGACAAG GATTCAAAGGGTAACTGCAGTCCGATGAAGAGCTCTGACATCGAGCAGAAGTTCCAGAGGGACCCGTCAGGCTGCTTTAGTTTCACCGTTGGTGCTGAAACCGTTGAGATTAAATTCAAAG AAATGCAACAGGtgagcaaaaagaagaagaggaaagtcACCCGTCGACCAGAGTACCGACAGCAGCAAGCAGGGGCAAA CATCTCTGAGCTGACTTCAAGTGTCCAGAATATTTCTCTGGGCTCTATACCGCAGTGGCAGTTTGAAGGAAGCAGCGGAAAGTGGCACAGCTTCAAACGCCGG GCTGGTACTTCGACTGAATGTTCAGTGACCAGCGACGACATCGAGAGGAAGTACCAGGAAAATTCCCACGGCAGCATGATGTTCAAAGTGAATGGAGACTCCTACAGACTGGACTTCAGAG CCATGATGCAAACCAACCTgaggacaaaacacacacgcaagATCAAACGTGTGCTGGTATGA
- the LOC115036695 gene encoding uncharacterized protein LOC115036695 isoform X1, with product MATAGNSDDESLSESSGSVYSYESSDGDLDVEDDCQVVVEPCKYYNKNRCRDGDKCAYMHVCKYALKGNCKYGSSCKLNHPRAGRESSRATSRASERSVSKGPRLTDGRYYQWQLNDGNSWMDVANDHVIEGQYCLPHTKSIKLFNTSYGAVSIEFNRMRVSGKRLRVRRLDDGNTVWTWYCTLRHKWIKYGDKDSKGNCSPMKSSDIEQKFQRDPSGCFSFTVGAETVEIKFKEMQQVSKKKKRKVTRRPEYRQQQAGANISELTSSVQNISLGSIPQWQFEGSSGKWHSFKRRQAGTSTECSVTSDDIERKYQENSHGSMMFKVNGDSYRLDFRAMMQTNLRTKHTRKIKRVLV from the exons ATGGCGACAGCTGGCA ACTCAGATGATGAGAGCTTGTCTGAGTCCAGTGGGTCTGTTTACAGCTACGAATCAAGTGATGGAGATTTAGATGTTGAGGACGACTGTCAG GTGGTGGTGGAGCCCTGCAAGTATTATAACAAAAATCGCTGTCGGGATGGTGACAAATGTGCTTACATGCATGTCTGCAAGTATGCCCTGAAGGGAAACTGCAAATACGGGTCCAGTTGTAAGCTGAATCACCCCAGAGCTGGAAGGGAGTCATCTCGAGCAACCAGCAGGGCCTCAGAGCGATCGGTATCaaaag gtCCACGTCTGACTGATGGCCGATACTACCAGTGGCAGCTGAACGATGGAAACAGCTGGATGGATGTGGCTAATGATCATGTCATCGAGGGCCAGTACTGCCTGCCCCACACCAAAAGCATTAAATTATTCAACACATCATATGG GGCGGTCAGCATAGAATTTAACAGGATGAGAGTCAGTGGAAAGAGGCTGAGGGTGCGACGTTTGGATGATGGCAACACTGTGTGGACCTGGTACTGCACTTTGCGTCATAAGTGGATCAAGTATGGAGACAAG GATTCAAAGGGTAACTGCAGTCCGATGAAGAGCTCTGACATCGAGCAGAAGTTCCAGAGGGACCCGTCAGGCTGCTTTAGTTTCACCGTTGGTGCTGAAACCGTTGAGATTAAATTCAAAG AAATGCAACAGGtgagcaaaaagaagaagaggaaagtcACCCGTCGACCAGAGTACCGACAGCAGCAAGCAGGGGCAAA CATCTCTGAGCTGACTTCAAGTGTCCAGAATATTTCTCTGGGCTCTATACCGCAGTGGCAGTTTGAAGGAAGCAGCGGAAAGTGGCACAGCTTCAAACGCCGG CAGGCTGGTACTTCGACTGAATGTTCAGTGACCAGCGACGACATCGAGAGGAAGTACCAGGAAAATTCCCACGGCAGCATGATGTTCAAAGTGAATGGAGACTCCTACAGACTGGACTTCAGAG CCATGATGCAAACCAACCTgaggacaaaacacacacgcaagATCAAACGTGTGCTGGTATGA